In Micromonospora sp. NBC_01813, the following are encoded in one genomic region:
- a CDS encoding SanA/YdcF family protein codes for MEPVDNTYGMDDAPAHRSRRSRWLRRKFLLVAVVAIATALLVTASGYWIRASAAEHVYDLADVPAAPVAIVLGAQVRPDGTPSEFLAARLELARRLVEADRVQAVLVSGDHAEWEYDEPGAMRRWLIERGVPAEKIVQDHAGFDTYDSCVRARRIFGVQQAIVVTQSFHIERAVTVCRRVGVDAVGVGDDSVRRFERAWRWGATRERLAAVKAAYDVVVGRDPALLGPRETSLDDALHD; via the coding sequence ATGGAGCCCGTCGACAATACTTACGGGATGGACGACGCCCCGGCTCACCGGTCCCGCCGCTCACGTTGGCTGCGCCGCAAGTTTCTTCTCGTCGCCGTGGTCGCGATCGCGACCGCGCTGTTGGTCACCGCCAGCGGGTACTGGATCCGGGCATCGGCCGCCGAGCACGTCTACGACCTGGCGGACGTGCCGGCCGCGCCGGTCGCCATCGTCCTCGGCGCCCAGGTCAGACCGGACGGTACGCCGTCGGAGTTCCTCGCCGCCCGGCTGGAGTTGGCCCGGCGGCTGGTCGAAGCCGACCGGGTACAGGCGGTGCTGGTCTCCGGCGATCACGCCGAGTGGGAGTACGACGAGCCGGGGGCGATGCGCCGCTGGTTGATCGAGCGCGGCGTACCGGCCGAGAAGATCGTGCAGGACCACGCCGGTTTCGACACCTACGACTCGTGCGTACGGGCGCGTCGGATCTTCGGTGTGCAGCAGGCGATCGTGGTGACGCAGAGCTTCCACATCGAGCGGGCGGTGACCGTCTGCCGGCGGGTCGGCGTGGACGCGGTCGGCGTCGGCGACGACTCGGTACGCCGGTTCGAGCGGGCCTGGCGGTGGGGTGCGACCCGCGAGCGGCTGGCGGCGGTCAAGGCGGCGTACGACGTGGTGGTCGGCCGGGATCCGGCGCTGCTCGGCCCCCGCGAGACCAGCCTCGACGATGCCCTGCACGACTGA
- a CDS encoding acetylxylan esterase, producing MALFDLPLPQLETYAPAVAEPADFDVFWKSTLDAAAGRDVLVDVRPEPTDLRLVDTWQVSFAGFGGDPVNAWYTRPVGVDTALPAVVEYLGYGRGRGLPHDRLTWPVAGYAHLLMDSRGQGDQYGNGGDTPDPHVAAVGGPGPVTRGIADPAGYYYRRLITDAVRAVAAVRALPGVDPTRVVAAGNSQGGGLALAVAGLVGDLAALISTVPFMCHWQRAIEITDAEPYGDVARYLAVHRGAESAVRNTLSYFDGVTFAKRAMAPAHFGVGLRDTVCPPSTVFAAYNHYGAGNGRPESPQREIHVYPFNGHEGGEAEQVRRQLRWLRALLG from the coding sequence ATGGCCCTGTTCGACCTTCCGTTGCCGCAACTGGAGACGTACGCCCCGGCGGTGGCCGAGCCGGCGGACTTCGACGTCTTCTGGAAGTCCACCCTCGACGCGGCGGCGGGTCGGGACGTCCTCGTCGACGTCCGGCCGGAGCCGACCGATCTGCGGCTGGTCGACACCTGGCAGGTCAGCTTCGCCGGCTTCGGCGGCGACCCGGTCAACGCCTGGTACACCCGGCCGGTCGGGGTCGACACCGCGTTGCCGGCGGTCGTCGAATACCTTGGCTACGGACGTGGCCGGGGCCTGCCGCACGACCGGCTGACCTGGCCTGTCGCCGGCTACGCCCATCTGCTGATGGACTCCCGTGGCCAGGGTGACCAGTACGGCAACGGCGGCGACACCCCGGATCCGCACGTCGCGGCGGTCGGCGGACCCGGCCCGGTGACCCGGGGCATCGCCGACCCGGCCGGGTACTACTACCGCCGGTTGATCACCGACGCGGTACGGGCGGTCGCGGCGGTCCGGGCGCTGCCCGGCGTGGACCCGACCCGGGTGGTCGCGGCCGGCAACAGCCAGGGCGGCGGGCTCGCCCTCGCCGTCGCCGGACTGGTCGGCGACCTCGCCGCGCTGATCAGCACCGTGCCGTTCATGTGCCACTGGCAGCGGGCGATCGAGATCACCGACGCCGAGCCCTACGGCGACGTCGCCCGCTACCTGGCCGTGCACCGCGGCGCCGAATCAGCGGTACGCAATACCTTGTCCTACTTCGACGGGGTGACGTTCGCCAAGCGGGCGATGGCACCGGCGCATTTCGGCGTCGGGCTGCGCGACACCGTCTGCCCACCGAGCACCGTCTTCGCCGCGTACAACCACTACGGTGCCGGAAATGGCCGACCGGAGTCGCCGCAGCGGGAAATCCACGTCTATCCGTTCAACGGTCACGAAGGGGGCGAGGCGGAACAGGTCCGCCGGCAACTGCGCTGGCTACGCGCCCTGCTCGGCTGA
- a CDS encoding GlxA family transcriptional regulator — protein MQIALLAVDGLFDSGLTAVLDILATANALRAETGVEAAFHVVPVGVGDSVTTHHGMRLAVTPLADMDRALDLVIMSAVGFRPPDQVIDAVRGHAALEWVTNFHNQGIPLAAACSGTFFLAEAGVLDGVTATTSWWLGRAFRSRYPRVDLDESCTTADDQRVLTAGAAFAHIDLALAIVRRQSPALATLVARYLLIDDRPTQAIYAIPAALAAQDPIVLAFERWLRDHLAEPLRLSRAAQHIGVSERTLQRATSAALGFSPVEFAQEVRLDHALFLLRTTRMSTEVIANAVGYQSASTLRGLIKRRRGVGVGDLR, from the coding sequence ATGCAGATCGCCCTGTTGGCGGTGGACGGACTGTTCGACTCCGGCCTGACGGCCGTGCTGGACATCCTGGCCACGGCCAACGCACTCCGCGCGGAAACCGGTGTCGAAGCGGCATTCCATGTCGTGCCCGTCGGCGTCGGCGATTCTGTGACGACCCACCACGGCATGCGCCTGGCGGTCACCCCGCTCGCAGACATGGACAGAGCCCTCGATCTTGTGATCATGTCAGCTGTCGGGTTCAGGCCCCCGGACCAGGTGATCGACGCGGTACGCGGCCACGCCGCACTGGAGTGGGTGACCAACTTCCACAACCAGGGAATCCCCCTCGCGGCAGCGTGCAGCGGCACGTTCTTCCTCGCCGAAGCCGGCGTCCTGGATGGAGTGACCGCGACCACGAGTTGGTGGCTCGGGCGAGCCTTCCGATCCCGGTATCCCCGCGTGGACCTCGACGAGAGCTGCACCACCGCCGACGACCAGCGGGTCCTCACCGCAGGGGCAGCGTTCGCGCACATCGACCTCGCACTCGCCATCGTGCGACGGCAGAGCCCCGCGCTCGCCACCCTGGTCGCCCGCTACCTGCTCATCGACGACCGGCCGACCCAGGCCATCTACGCCATCCCGGCGGCCCTGGCAGCACAGGACCCGATCGTCCTCGCGTTCGAACGCTGGCTACGGGACCACCTGGCCGAGCCACTGCGCCTGAGCAGGGCAGCACAGCACATCGGCGTGAGCGAGCGGACCCTGCAACGGGCCACCTCGGCGGCTCTCGGCTTCTCACCCGTCGAGTTCGCCCAGGAGGTTCGCCTCGATCACGCGCTGTTCCTGCTACGGACGACCCGGATGAGCACCGAGGTGATCGCCAACGCGGTGGGCTACCAGTCAGCGAGCACCTTGCGCGGGCTGATCAAGCGCCGTCGCGGCGTCGGGGTCGGGGATCTCCGCTAG
- a CDS encoding antibiotic biosynthesis monooxygenase → MTIDRGLLALLEAKPGKGDELAAFLEKGRELAAAEEETATWYAFKVSETTYGIFDTFGDEAGRQAHLSGAIPQALGAVAADLLAADPDIRTIDVIATK, encoded by the coding sequence ATGACGATCGACAGAGGACTGCTCGCGCTGCTCGAGGCCAAGCCGGGCAAGGGTGACGAGCTCGCCGCGTTTCTCGAGAAGGGCAGGGAGCTCGCCGCCGCCGAGGAGGAGACCGCGACCTGGTACGCCTTCAAGGTCAGCGAAACCACCTACGGCATCTTCGACACCTTCGGCGACGAGGCGGGCCGGCAGGCTCACCTGTCGGGTGCGATTCCCCAGGCGCTGGGCGCGGTGGCGGCCGATCTGCTCGCGGCGGACCCCGATATCCGCACGATCGACGTGATCGCGACCAAGTAG
- a CDS encoding GDSL-type esterase/lipase family protein, with product MTLTIRRCMAVLAAAVLVAATLVVGNSVHAQSTTPVRVMPLGDSITDGFNVPGGYRIGLWQNFLSGGQNVDFVGSQSNGPASLGDRDHQGHSGWRIDQLDANINNWIRTYTPRTVLLHIGTNDITQNRDLPNAPNRLAGLIDKILAIAPNTYIFVATIIPAGFSDAQIRSYNAAIPQIVQSRANAGRNVFLVDMYAALTTADLADGVHPNATGYGKMATAWYNALVRTPGSLLGGGGNPAPTSTPGPTVTPSPTGTPNTSPSPTTPPPVTTPPPGGGGCTAAVTLNQWNGGFVATVRVTAGSAGTNSWTVGMTLPGGATVTNAWNADRSGNSGAVQFRNVSYNGRIAAGQSTEFGFQGTGSGSGIAPSCTAG from the coding sequence ATGACCTTGACCATCCGTCGATGTATGGCGGTGCTGGCGGCGGCGGTGCTGGTGGCGGCCACGCTGGTGGTCGGCAACAGCGTGCACGCCCAGTCGACCACCCCGGTGCGGGTGATGCCGCTCGGCGACTCGATCACCGATGGCTTCAACGTGCCCGGCGGCTACCGCATCGGCCTGTGGCAGAACTTCCTGTCCGGCGGGCAGAATGTGGACTTTGTCGGCTCCCAGTCCAACGGGCCGGCCAGTCTCGGTGACCGGGACCACCAGGGCCACTCGGGCTGGCGGATCGACCAGCTGGACGCCAACATCAACAACTGGATCCGTACCTACACGCCGCGTACCGTCCTGCTGCACATCGGCACCAACGACATCACCCAGAACCGTGACCTGCCGAACGCGCCGAACCGGCTCGCCGGCCTGATCGACAAGATCCTCGCGATCGCGCCAAACACCTACATCTTCGTGGCCACCATCATTCCGGCCGGCTTCAGCGACGCCCAGATCCGCAGCTACAACGCGGCCATCCCGCAGATCGTGCAGAGCCGGGCGAACGCCGGCCGCAACGTGTTCCTGGTCGACATGTACGCCGCGCTGACCACAGCCGACCTCGCCGATGGCGTGCACCCCAACGCGACCGGGTACGGCAAGATGGCCACCGCCTGGTACAACGCCCTGGTCCGTACACCGGGAAGCCTGCTCGGGGGTGGCGGCAATCCGGCACCGACGTCGACACCGGGACCGACCGTCACGCCGTCGCCGACGGGCACGCCGAACACGTCACCCTCGCCGACCACGCCACCGCCGGTCACGACGCCACCGCCGGGTGGTGGCGGCTGTACGGCGGCCGTGACGCTCAACCAGTGGAACGGCGGCTTCGTGGCCACCGTACGGGTGACGGCCGGATCGGCCGGCACGAACAGCTGGACCGTCGGGATGACCCTGCCCGGCGGCGCCACGGTCACCAACGCCTGGAACGCCGACCGCAGTGGCAACAGCGGCGCGGTGCAGTTCCGTAATGTCAGCTACAACGGCCGGATCGCCGCCGGGCAGTCGACCGAGTTCGGCTTCCAGGGCACCGGCAGCGGGTCGGGTATCGCCCCGTCCTGCACCGCTGGCTGA
- a CDS encoding iron-siderophore ABC transporter substrate-binding protein, translating into MISRRFSRALVAAPLALALGLAACGSGDDSTDDTASGASGAGFPVTITHAFGDTTIDDTPTRVVAWGWGSADAAIALDVVPVAIPFQSYGGDANGVLPWIAEKLDETGAEVPTVLPDAQEPPFDEIAAAEPDLILAVYSGIDQEQYDLLSRIAPTVAYPGEAWATPWRDLITTVGTALGKSTEAQALLDDIDAQIATKAQENPQLAGKSVAMVWDSAGTFYVYKEADPRVEFALDLGMTGAESVDALGTDESTFYFTMSYEQLDQLTSDVLVSFATTQEEQDAFLSSQAAQTMPQIQSGAVASLVGAEFIASVSPPTALSVTWGLDDYVAALAAAADKVDATS; encoded by the coding sequence GTGATCAGCAGAAGATTCAGTCGCGCCCTTGTCGCCGCCCCGCTCGCCCTCGCCCTGGGGCTCGCCGCCTGCGGATCCGGTGACGACTCCACCGACGACACCGCCAGCGGCGCGAGCGGAGCCGGCTTCCCGGTGACCATCACGCACGCGTTCGGCGACACCACCATCGACGACACCCCGACCCGGGTCGTCGCATGGGGCTGGGGCAGCGCCGACGCCGCCATCGCGCTCGACGTGGTGCCGGTCGCCATCCCGTTCCAGAGCTACGGCGGCGACGCCAACGGCGTACTGCCGTGGATCGCCGAGAAGCTGGACGAGACCGGCGCCGAGGTGCCCACCGTTTTGCCGGACGCGCAGGAGCCGCCGTTCGACGAGATCGCCGCCGCCGAGCCGGATCTGATCCTCGCCGTCTACTCCGGCATCGACCAGGAACAGTACGACCTGCTCAGCCGGATCGCCCCGACGGTCGCCTACCCGGGCGAGGCGTGGGCCACCCCGTGGCGTGACCTGATCACCACGGTCGGCACCGCGCTCGGCAAGAGCACCGAGGCGCAGGCGCTGCTCGACGACATCGACGCGCAGATCGCCACCAAGGCGCAGGAGAACCCGCAGCTGGCCGGCAAGAGCGTCGCCATGGTCTGGGACTCCGCCGGCACCTTCTACGTCTACAAGGAAGCCGACCCACGGGTCGAGTTCGCCCTCGACCTGGGGATGACCGGCGCCGAGAGCGTCGACGCGCTCGGCACCGACGAGTCGACGTTCTACTTCACCATGAGCTACGAGCAGCTGGACCAGCTCACCTCCGACGTGCTGGTCTCCTTCGCCACCACCCAGGAGGAGCAGGACGCGTTCCTGTCCTCGCAGGCGGCGCAGACCATGCCGCAGATCCAGTCCGGCGCGGTCGCCTCCCTGGTCGGTGCCGAGTTCATCGCCTCGGTGTCGCCGCCGACCGCCCTGTCGGTCACCTGGGGTCTGGACGACTACGTCGCCGCGCTTGCCGCCGCCGCCGACAAGGTCGACGCCACCTCCTAA
- a CDS encoding S8 family peptidase, protein MARHGAVAAAAATMLISATASPASAATGEILGADSPDAIAGSYIVVFADTATAGSQAATTEQATRYGAKLRHVYSHALRGFAATMSESAARRLAARPGVAYVEQDGLVHTLDTQPSPPSWGLDRIDQRDLPLNNSYTYPTTAPTVRAYVLDTGIRTTHTTFGGRASWGTNTTGDGNNTDCHGHGTHVAGTIGGSQYGVAKAVSLVAVKVLNCAGSGSFAGIAAGIDWVTAHHAPGVPAVANMSLGGSGSNATVENAVRNSIADGIVYAIASGNSNSDACNFTPARVAEAITVNASTRTDARASFSNWGTCTDIFAPGEGITSAWSTSDTATSTISGTSMAAPHVAGAAALILAASPNLTPAQVATTMLGTATPNKITNPGTGSPNLLLFVAQGPPPPASVVHRFWNGRDHISSTATSIAGYQREGSLGSVRNSPEAGTRPLYQCLVSGWDYMTSLDSNCEGQRVIGLIGYAYTAPPAGSHYTLRRCRMSSGDHFDSTTSNCEGQIVEGLLGYLPS, encoded by the coding sequence GTGGCCAGACATGGGGCGGTGGCCGCCGCAGCGGCCACCATGCTGATCTCGGCGACCGCGTCACCGGCTTCCGCCGCCACCGGCGAAATCCTCGGGGCCGACAGCCCGGACGCCATCGCGGGGAGCTACATCGTCGTCTTCGCCGACACCGCCACCGCGGGCAGTCAGGCAGCCACCACCGAGCAGGCGACGCGGTACGGCGCGAAGCTGCGGCACGTCTACTCGCACGCGTTGCGCGGCTTCGCCGCCACGATGAGCGAGTCCGCCGCCCGGCGGCTGGCGGCCCGGCCCGGCGTCGCCTACGTCGAGCAGGACGGTCTGGTCCACACATTGGACACCCAGCCCAGCCCGCCGTCGTGGGGCCTGGACCGGATCGACCAGCGCGATCTGCCGCTGAACAACAGCTACACCTACCCGACGACGGCGCCCACCGTCCGCGCCTACGTCCTCGACACCGGCATCCGGACCACCCACACCACCTTCGGTGGCCGCGCCTCCTGGGGCACCAACACCACCGGGGACGGCAACAACACCGACTGCCACGGCCACGGCACCCACGTCGCCGGCACGATCGGCGGATCGCAGTACGGCGTGGCCAAGGCGGTATCGCTGGTCGCCGTCAAGGTGCTCAACTGCGCCGGGTCGGGCTCCTTCGCCGGAATCGCCGCCGGGATCGACTGGGTCACCGCCCACCACGCGCCGGGCGTGCCCGCGGTGGCCAACATGAGTCTGGGCGGATCCGGTTCGAACGCGACCGTCGAGAACGCGGTCCGCAACTCGATCGCCGACGGCATCGTCTACGCGATCGCCTCCGGCAACAGCAACTCCGACGCCTGCAACTTCACCCCGGCCCGCGTCGCCGAGGCGATCACCGTCAACGCGAGCACCCGCACCGACGCACGGGCGTCCTTCTCCAACTGGGGCACCTGCACCGACATCTTCGCACCAGGTGAGGGCATCACCTCGGCCTGGAGCACCAGCGACACCGCCACCAGCACGATCAGCGGCACCTCGATGGCCGCCCCGCACGTGGCCGGAGCGGCAGCCCTGATCCTCGCCGCCAGCCCCAATCTGACCCCGGCGCAGGTGGCGACGACGATGCTCGGCACCGCCACCCCCAACAAGATCACCAACCCGGGTACGGGCTCCCCGAACCTGCTGCTGTTCGTCGCCCAGGGTCCCCCGCCGCCGGCCTCGGTCGTCCACCGCTTCTGGAACGGCCGCGACCACATCAGCAGCACCGCCACCTCGATCGCCGGCTACCAGCGGGAAGGCTCCCTGGGATCGGTACGCAACAGCCCGGAGGCCGGCACCCGCCCGCTCTACCAGTGCCTGGTCTCCGGCTGGGACTACATGACATCGCTCGACTCGAACTGCGAAGGGCAGCGGGTCATCGGGCTGATCGGGTACGCCTACACCGCACCGCCGGCCGGGTCGCACTACACGCTGCGCCGGTGCCGGATGTCCAGTGGTGACCACTTCGACTCCACCACCAGCAACTGCGAGGGACAGATCGTCGAAGGTCTGCTCGGCTACCTGCCCAGCTGA
- a CDS encoding helix-turn-helix domain-containing protein — protein sequence MNGDAIVPGLDERAELTRLADLLETAKGRELALVRDGIETELPASVREVFARLVQVLASGRGVAIVPVDQELTTREAAELLGVSRPTLIKLLDDGEIPYSRPNSSRRIPLSGLLAYKQQRSHSRRQLLAEMTADAVDSGMYGTPANSDERDVA from the coding sequence ATGAACGGGGATGCGATTGTGCCCGGTCTGGACGAGCGCGCGGAGCTGACGCGGCTTGCTGACCTGCTCGAGACGGCCAAGGGACGTGAGCTCGCGTTGGTTCGCGACGGCATCGAGACGGAGCTTCCCGCGTCGGTGCGTGAAGTATTCGCGCGTCTGGTGCAGGTGCTCGCCTCGGGCAGGGGCGTGGCAATCGTGCCGGTCGACCAGGAGCTGACCACAAGAGAAGCAGCTGAGCTGCTCGGTGTGTCCCGGCCGACTCTCATCAAACTGCTCGACGATGGGGAGATCCCCTATTCCAGGCCCAACTCGTCCCGGCGGATTCCGCTAAGTGGTCTGCTCGCCTACAAGCAGCAGCGGAGCCACTCGCGACGCCAACTGCTGGCCGAGATGACCGCGGACGCGGTGGATTCCGGAATGTACGGCACTCCGGCAAACTCTGACGAGCGTGACGTCGCGTAG
- a CDS encoding DUF397 domain-containing protein has protein sequence MDVTEARWRKSSRSGTNEGACVEVADNLPGRVLVRDTKDRSGGTLTFSPAAWRSFVDLARTS, from the coding sequence ATGGACGTGACCGAGGCCCGGTGGCGCAAGAGCAGCCGCAGTGGCACCAACGAGGGCGCCTGCGTCGAGGTCGCCGACAACCTGCCGGGCCGCGTCCTGGTCCGCGACACCAAGGACCGATCCGGCGGTACGCTGACCTTCAGCCCTGCCGCCTGGCGCTCCTTCGTGGACCTCGCCCGCACCAGTTGA
- a CDS encoding outer membrane protein assembly factor BamB family protein: MVIELGLAREPETPPAAAGGWWRGASSDPAGGGRSLVRRVRPYAVFVCLALLLGLAGATPPDGPLLVQVAAHQVKARDIVLAGDRLLVTSAAAQGSSTTWQLSAYAIPAGDLLWTVPFDAASWRLRQVRRTGDVVLVDPRSGPGSGATVVLDADTGRTRWVARSGLTLTDDGRTALLDEPGGPDGTASTLVAVDVTSGDELWRTELTASTEVLTGPDGQALLVGADGRAELRDGRDGTVLRTADLGAVSRPDSMAGALLMRQSTGGELGVAGYDPATLRQLWQRPVRYGPGRITECGRLICFPAGPQIEAVDPLTGESVWRIDADLVVDFDSYLVAYSVSGGTAGAAGGSDASGGASAALSSTSTEAGAGSGRIVDPVTGRTLLALSAWYTELEGRGDATFVGYRQPVEDGPAWLAVLAPATRTVRLVGTVPGPVGGCVADPATIVCRSGAEGITVWRYQL, translated from the coding sequence ATGGTCATCGAGCTGGGGCTGGCCCGCGAGCCGGAGACGCCGCCGGCGGCAGCCGGTGGTTGGTGGCGCGGGGCATCCTCGGACCCGGCGGGCGGCGGGCGGTCGCTCGTGCGCCGGGTGCGCCCGTACGCCGTGTTCGTCTGCCTGGCGCTGCTACTCGGGCTGGCCGGTGCCACGCCGCCCGACGGCCCGCTGCTGGTCCAGGTCGCCGCGCATCAGGTGAAGGCCCGCGACATCGTGCTCGCCGGGGACCGGCTGCTGGTCACCTCCGCCGCCGCCCAGGGCTCGTCCACGACGTGGCAGCTCTCCGCGTACGCGATCCCGGCCGGTGACCTGCTCTGGACGGTGCCGTTCGATGCGGCGAGCTGGCGGCTGCGGCAGGTACGCCGTACCGGTGATGTCGTGCTCGTCGATCCGCGCTCCGGGCCCGGCAGCGGGGCGACGGTGGTCCTGGACGCCGACACCGGGCGGACCCGCTGGGTGGCCCGCAGCGGGCTGACCCTGACCGACGACGGCCGCACCGCCCTGCTCGACGAACCGGGTGGGCCCGACGGCACCGCGTCGACGCTGGTGGCCGTCGACGTGACCAGCGGCGACGAGCTGTGGCGCACCGAATTGACCGCCTCGACCGAGGTACTCACCGGCCCCGACGGGCAGGCGCTGCTGGTCGGCGCCGACGGGCGGGCCGAGTTGCGCGACGGCCGGGACGGGACGGTGCTGCGTACCGCCGATCTGGGTGCGGTGTCGCGGCCGGACAGCATGGCCGGTGCGTTGTTGATGCGGCAGTCGACCGGTGGTGAGTTGGGCGTGGCCGGCTACGATCCGGCGACGTTGCGGCAGCTCTGGCAGCGGCCGGTGCGGTACGGGCCGGGTCGGATCACCGAGTGCGGCCGGCTGATCTGTTTCCCGGCCGGCCCGCAGATCGAGGCGGTCGATCCGCTGACCGGGGAGTCGGTGTGGCGGATCGACGCGGACCTGGTCGTCGACTTCGACAGCTATCTGGTGGCGTACAGCGTGTCGGGTGGTACGGCGGGGGCAGCCGGCGGCTCCGATGCCAGCGGCGGTGCCTCGGCGGCGTTGAGCAGCACCAGCACCGAGGCCGGGGCGGGCAGTGGGCGGATCGTCGACCCGGTGACCGGGCGGACACTGCTGGCGTTGAGCGCCTGGTACACCGAGTTGGAGGGGCGGGGTGACGCGACGTTCGTCGGCTACCGCCAGCCGGTGGAGGACGGCCCGGCCTGGCTCGCGGTGCTGGCACCGGCCACCCGGACGGTGCGCCTCGTCGGCACCGTGCCCGGCCCGGTCGGCGGGTGTGTCGCCGATCCGGCCACCATCGTGTGCCGCAGCGGAGCCGAGGGCATCACCGTCTGGCGCTACCAGCTCTGA
- a CDS encoding PIN domain-containing protein, producing the protein MPLTAVLDANVLIPNALCDLLLRLAEEELYVPRWSHLILDEVRRNLPMQPPDAVERRIAFMNAAFGDAMVRDFEQLIPAMTNDRKDRHVLAAAVAADADRILTCNFVEAVRPHLPKADEPV; encoded by the coding sequence GTGCCACTCACCGCCGTCCTGGACGCCAACGTCCTCATCCCCAATGCCCTGTGTGATCTGCTGCTCCGGCTCGCGGAGGAAGAGCTCTACGTCCCGCGTTGGTCGCACCTGATCCTCGATGAGGTGCGCCGGAACCTGCCGATGCAGCCGCCGGACGCGGTCGAGCGTCGAATCGCCTTCATGAACGCCGCATTCGGCGACGCAATGGTGCGAGATTTCGAGCAGTTGATACCGGCGATGACGAACGATCGCAAGGACCGGCACGTTCTGGCTGCGGCGGTTGCCGCCGACGCCGATCGGATTCTCACCTGCAACTTCGTCGAGGCTGTCCGACCGCATCTGCCGAAGGCCGATGAGCCGGTGTAG
- a CDS encoding DinB family protein encodes MTPDRIRPPFDADERTQLVGWLDMQRAIVHFKCDGLSDVDAHRVLLPSSPLMTVAGIVSHLRWVEHTWFEVVFLGGPADGPQFDETVEDADMRVDGMPLAQLLADYQRQCAVSNEIIAAHPLEQTGRHPDIRSAAASLRWMLIHMVEETGRHAGHLDVIRELLDGRKGYY; translated from the coding sequence ATGACGCCCGACCGGATCCGCCCACCGTTCGACGCTGACGAGCGCACCCAACTGGTCGGCTGGCTCGACATGCAACGTGCGATCGTGCACTTCAAGTGCGACGGGCTGTCGGACGTCGACGCCCACCGCGTACTGCTGCCGTCCTCGCCACTGATGACCGTCGCCGGGATCGTGTCGCACCTGCGCTGGGTGGAACACACCTGGTTCGAGGTGGTGTTCCTCGGCGGCCCAGCCGACGGGCCGCAGTTCGACGAGACCGTCGAGGACGCCGACATGCGGGTCGACGGTATGCCGCTGGCCCAGCTGCTCGCCGACTACCAGCGGCAGTGCGCTGTCTCCAACGAGATCATCGCCGCGCATCCCCTGGAACAGACCGGCCGCCATCCGGACATCCGCTCGGCGGCGGCGTCACTGCGCTGGATGCTGATCCACATGGTCGAGGAGACCGGCCGGCACGCCGGTCACCTCGACGTCATCCGGGAACTGCTGGACGGCCGGAAAGGCTACTACTGA
- a CDS encoding helix-turn-helix domain-containing protein, with protein sequence MPLSPSEFLVRELRRRRLAAGLTQDELGALINWSGTKVSAIECGSRPPKPEYLSAVDTAIDTTGFFMRDWHELIEGSQDPRVWLREWIAYEQQATALRWYELAWVPGLLQTEAYAQEVFAADRRRPAELVQEKVAARLERQRFLFGDNPPLLIAVLDESVLHRPIGGPAVMREQLFHLARLNTEQRRIRIHVVPSLVGAYVGLDGAFVLATLPEGDEVAYLDNRLQGQLVEHLDALKDVRGQWEAILAEALTLSQSTELITEVAKTWT encoded by the coding sequence GTGCCGCTTTCACCATCGGAGTTCCTGGTCCGCGAGCTGCGCCGGCGGCGGCTCGCCGCTGGCCTGACCCAGGACGAGTTGGGGGCATTGATCAACTGGTCGGGCACCAAGGTCAGCGCGATCGAGTGCGGCTCCCGGCCGCCGAAGCCCGAATACCTGTCGGCGGTGGACACCGCGATCGACACCACCGGGTTCTTCATGCGCGACTGGCACGAGTTGATCGAGGGCAGCCAGGATCCGCGCGTCTGGCTGCGCGAGTGGATCGCGTACGAGCAGCAGGCGACCGCGCTGCGCTGGTACGAACTGGCCTGGGTCCCCGGCCTGCTACAAACCGAGGCGTACGCGCAGGAGGTCTTCGCCGCAGACCGCCGCCGCCCCGCCGAGCTGGTTCAGGAGAAGGTCGCCGCCCGACTCGAACGGCAGCGCTTCCTCTTCGGTGACAACCCACCGCTACTGATCGCGGTGCTGGACGAGTCAGTGCTGCACCGCCCGATCGGCGGGCCGGCGGTGATGCGGGAGCAGCTGTTCCACCTGGCCCGGCTCAACACCGAGCAGCGGCGGATTCGCATCCACGTGGTGCCGTCGTTGGTCGGCGCATACGTTGGTCTTGACGGCGCATTCGTGCTTGCTACGCTTCCAGAAGGCGACGAGGTCGCGTATCTGGACAACCGGCTGCAGGGCCAGTTGGTGGAGCATCTGGACGCACTCAAGGACGTGCGGGGACAGTGGGAGGCGATCCTGGCCGAGGCACTGACTCTTTCGCAGTCCACCGAGTTGATCACGGAGGTGGCGAAGACATGGACGTGA